Proteins encoded by one window of Manihot esculenta cultivar AM560-2 chromosome 10, M.esculenta_v8, whole genome shotgun sequence:
- the LOC110624385 gene encoding putative pentatricopeptide repeat-containing protein At5g08310, mitochondrial, producing the protein MAFSRITKHPQQLCKTISPINPNSVSIRNLSTDPEDFTGTINYFISIFTKQPFCPDSPELKSLAPMLNPRVVEYVLNSFKSWRIAYSFFNWASNQYGYKHNIYTYNAMASILSHARENAPLRALSSAILNSRCSMTPGALGFFIRCLGSVGLADEANVLFDQVKMMGLCMPNSYSYNCLLEAISRSKCRSTSVILVETRLQEMRNQGWEFDKYTLTPVLQVYCNAGKFNEALGVFNKICDRGWVDEHILSILVLCFSKCSEVDKAFELIEKMEDQNVRLNEKTFCILIHGFVKLSRVDKALQLFDKMQKYGFTPDLALFDVLIGGLCKSNELEKALSLYAQMKLFKILPDVGIFTKLISSFSEEGELTYVLDKIHEDMDLEGLTMLCNSCLNSLVNSGLIDKAHCLLQGMMGKAYGDNVELHKLFQDKKVFAPNTASFAIVIKALVPAGKLDLALSLFQDMAQIGCSRNLVIYNNLIDGLCKSDRLEESYEILREMKESGIEPTQFTHNAMFGCLCRRGDASGALDLVKKMRIHGHEPWIKHYTFLVRKMCKNGKATQACKFLADMVQEGFLPDIIAYSASLSGLIEIQEVDQALKLFRDICARGHCPDVVAYNILISGLFKTQRITEAHTIFEEMVMKGLVPSVVTYNLLIDGWCKSGCIDEALHCLSRMSANEREPNVITYTTLIGGLCNAGRPDDAVMLWTEMRRRGCTPNRVAFMAFIHGLCQCGRPNAALVHLREMEDNEMEPDSFIYVALVSAFLADVKLPLAFEVLKEMVDKGKFPDLLDKNYIIVRDAILKLSKDARTSSSVRSLISNGSIPSITL; encoded by the coding sequence AATCTCTCCACCGATCCCGAGGACTTCACCGGAACTATCAATTACTTCATATCTATCTTCACCAAGCAGCCATTTTGCCCAGACAGCCCTGAGTTGAAGAGTCTTGCTCCAATGCTAAATCCCAGAGTCGTTGAATATGTCTTGAATTCTTTCAAAAGCTGGAGAATTGCTTACTCTTTCTTCAACTGGGCCTCAAACCAATATGGATATAAGCATAATATCTATACGTATAATGCAATGGCCTCAATCCTATCACATGCTCGAGAAAATGCCCCGCTGAGAGCTCTGTCTTCTGCTATACTGAATTCTCGTTGTTCAATGACTCCTGGTGCTCTAGGTTTCTTTATTAGATGTTTGGGTAGTGTTGGCTTGGCTGATGAAGCTAATGTGTTGTTTGATCAAGTAAAAATGATGGGTCTTTGTATGCCGAATAGTTATAGCTATAATTGTTTATTAGAGGCTATCTCTAGATCTAAGTGTAGGTCTACTTCTGTTATTTTGGTTGAGACGAGACTCCAAGAAATGCGTAATCAAGGTTGGGAGTTTGATAAGTACACATTGACGCCAGTGTTGCAGGTGTATTGTAATGCGGGGAAGTTTAATGAAGCTTTGggtgtttttaataaaatttgtgaTCGTGGTTGGGTGGATGAGCACATATTATCTATTTTGGTGCTTTGTTTTAGCAAGTGTAGTGAGGTGGACAAGGCGTTTGAACTAATAGAAAAAATGGAAGATCAAAATGTTAGATTAAATGAGAAAACGTTTTGCATTTTGATTCATGGATTTGTAAAACTATCTAGAGTGGATAAAGCCCTGCAATTGTTTGATAAGATGCAGAAGTATGGTTTCACTCCTGATCTAGCACTTTTTGATGTGTTAATTGGAGGGCTCTGCAAAAGTAATGAGCTTGAGAAAGCTTTGTCTTTGTATGCACAAATGAAATTGTTCAAAATCCTACCTGATGTTGGAATATTCACCAAGCTCATATCTTCTTTTTCTGAAGAAGGAGAATTAACCTACGTACTTGACAAAATCCATGAGGATATGGATTTAGAAGGTCTGACTATGCTTTGCAATTCTTGTTTGAATTCTCTTGTTAACAGTGGCTTGATAGATAAAGCTCATTGTCTTCTTCAGGGTATGATGGGAAAGGCATATGGTGATAATGTCGAGTTACATAAGCTTTTCCAAGATAAAAAGGTATTTGCTCCTAATACAGCTAGTTTTGCTATTGTCATTAAGGCTTTGGTCCCAGCCGGCAAGTTGGACTTGGCCCTTTCCCTCTTTCAAGATATGGCTCAAATTGGTTGCAGCCGTAATTTAGTGATTTATAATAACTTGATTGATGGACTATGCAAGTCTGATAGATTGGAGGAAAGTTATGAGATTCTGAGAGAAATGAAGGAGTCAGGAATTGAACCAACACAATTTACTCACAATGCTATGTTTGGGTGCCTTTGCAGGAGAGGGGATGCTTCTGGAGCCCTTGATCTGGTAAAAAAGATGCGTATTCATGGCCATGAGCCTTGGATCAAACATTATACCTTTCTAGTAAGAAAAATGTGCAAAAATGGGAAGGCAACACAAGCCTGCAAATTTCTTGCTGATATGGTTCAAGAAGGCTTCCTACCTGATATAATTGCCTATTCTGCATCACTAAGTGGTTTGATTGAAATTCAAGAAGTTGATCAAGCGCTGAAGCTATTCCGTGACATTTGTGCTCGTGGGCATTGCCCTGATGTAGTTGCATACAACATACTAATAAGTGGGCTCTTTAAGACCCAAAGAATTACAGAAGCTCATACTATATTTGAAGAGATGGTGATGAAGGGCCTTGTCCCCTCTGTTGTCACATATAACTTGCTTATTGATGGGTGGTGCAAAAGTGGTTGCATTGATGAGGCCCTGCATTGTCTTTCCCGTATGTCTGCCAATGAAAGGGAACCTAATGTCATTACATACACTACTTTAATAGGTGGGCTGTGTAATGCTGGAAGACCTGATGATGCTGTAATGCTATGGACTGAAATGAGGAGAAGAGGTTGCACCCCTAATAGAGTTGCTTTCATGGCATTTATTCATGGTCTTTGCCAGTGTGGTAGGCCAAATGCTGCTCTGGTTCATTTACGTGAAATGGAAGACAACGAAATGGAACCTGACTCTTTTATCTATGTAGCCTTAGTAAGTGCTTTTCTTGCCGATGTAAAGCTCCCTCTGGCTTTTGAAGTATTAAAAGAGATGGTTGACAAGGGAAAATTTCCGGATCTGCTTGATAAGAACTATATAATTGTAAGAGATGCAATACTTAAGTTGTCTAAAGATGCCAGGACTTCCTCTAGTGTTAGAAGTCTTATATCCAATGGCAGCATTCCAAGTATAACTCTCTGA